A single genomic interval of Osmerus eperlanus chromosome 14, fOsmEpe2.1, whole genome shotgun sequence harbors:
- the LOC134033707 gene encoding claudin-23-like, producing MPKVEEWVRTSMRTPGIFIFGMVFAPCGWILNLTSTVAPNWRSIHNIPNQSKDMILQQGIWDICQAFESSRVIQCNQPDVEYLNNQIIPIAQGLMVASLIVTLIGLAVAIPGIRCWTDRPSWTVAGIGGLLIFLSGVMTLIPIAWYTHILKDIKAQSTDIRVDFCIILGYIGGIFEVVAGFVMFIGICRCCGGKNRGEKRVEEVPEFRHTRNPPRRVAVPSVIRTTSSASSVPYSKNSMDEEVDFPRAFPRTGPRSGALSANSYASKPYDADL from the coding sequence ATGCCCAAAGTGGAGGAATGGGTGCGCACTTCCATGCGAACCCCGGGAATCTTCATTTTCGGGATGGTTTTCGCGCCCTGCGGCTGGATCCTGAACCTAACGTCCACAGTGGCTCCGAATTGGAGATCTATACACAATATTCCAAACCAATCTAAAGACATGATACTACAGCAAGGCATATGGGACATTTGTCAAGCGTTTGAGTCGAGTAGGGTAATACAATGCAATCAACCAGACGTGGAGTACCTTAATAACCAGATCATCCCTATAGCCCAAGGGTTGATGGTTGCTTCTCTAATCGTTACCCTTATCGGTCTGGCCGTGGCAATCCCGGGGATTCGCTGCTGGACGGACCGTCCCAGTTGGACCGTCGCTGGGATTGGCGGACTGCTTATCTTTTTATCCGGAGTGATGACACTTATCCCAATCGCCTGGTACACTCATATCTTAAAAGACATTAAGGCGCAAAGCACAGACATCCGCGTGGACTTCTGCATTATTCTGGGGTACATCGGGGGCATTTTTGAAGTGGTCGCCGGCTTCGTCATGTTCATTGGCATTTGTCGATGCTGCGGCGGCAAGAACCGGGGAGAAAAACGGGTGGAGGAAGTTCCTGAATTCAGACACACAAGGAACCCTCCGAGGCGGGTCGCCGTGCCAAGTGTAATCCGGACCACGAGCAGTGCCAGCAGCGTGCCTTATTCCAAGAACTCCATGGACGAGGAGGTGGACTTCCCCCGGGCTTTCCCGCGGACTGGACCGCGGTCCGGTGCCCTGTCTGCCAACTCGTATGCCAGCAAACCGTATGATGCCGACTTGTGA